A DNA window from Chryseobacterium sp. MEBOG06 contains the following coding sequences:
- a CDS encoding rhamnogalacturonan acetylesterase: protein MKKTIYKTASILFSIALLSACQSQDKAQKATAKPNKKVTHIYLIGDSTMADYAGDYDPGKDYMKVRYPITGWGQVFQPFFVKDSLASLKPAITTDSVAVIDRAHGGRSTRTFFQEGRWRYVYEHLQPKDYVIMQFGHNDSSEKHPERYVNIQGYKEFLRLFVTQTREKGGNPVIVTPVARNYPWKEGKLNNAHGEYWQAPIDIAKEMNVPYIDLNKLSMEYFTSKGQDFTTNNYFMNLPENLYEAYPKGQKDNTHFQPEGAKVVASLVYKEFKNLIKTQKK from the coding sequence ATGAAGAAAACAATATACAAAACCGCTTCAATTTTATTCAGTATAGCCCTGTTATCAGCGTGCCAGTCACAAGACAAAGCCCAAAAAGCCACAGCAAAACCGAATAAAAAAGTAACCCACATCTACCTCATCGGAGACTCCACAATGGCAGATTACGCAGGAGATTACGATCCCGGAAAAGATTATATGAAGGTAAGATACCCTATTACAGGTTGGGGGCAGGTTTTTCAGCCTTTTTTTGTGAAAGATAGCCTAGCTTCTCTGAAACCTGCTATCACAACAGATTCCGTAGCAGTTATTGACAGGGCCCATGGCGGAAGAAGTACCCGTACATTTTTTCAGGAAGGAAGATGGCGGTATGTTTATGAGCACCTTCAGCCCAAAGACTATGTGATCATGCAGTTTGGGCATAACGATAGTTCCGAAAAGCATCCTGAACGTTATGTAAACATTCAGGGATACAAAGAATTTCTAAGGCTATTTGTTACCCAGACAAGAGAAAAAGGAGGAAATCCCGTTATAGTAACACCTGTAGCAAGAAACTACCCCTGGAAAGAAGGAAAACTGAACAATGCACATGGAGAATACTGGCAGGCTCCAATTGATATTGCCAAAGAAATGAATGTCCCATACATTGATCTCAATAAACTATCGATGGAATATTTCACCTCAAAAGGACAGGATTTCACTACCAACAACTACTTTATGAATCTTCCTGAAAATCTTTACGAAGCTTATCCAAAAGGACAGAAAGACAATACTCATTTTCAGCCTGAAGGGGCAAAAGTAGTTGCATCACTGGTTTATAAAGAATTTAAAAATTTAATTAAAACTCAAAAAAAATAA